One Deltaproteobacteria bacterium genomic window carries:
- a CDS encoding zinc ribbon domain-containing protein: MPIYEYACMNCSLSESRIAGLDDHTVKCTSCGHDMERLTDGEDLFRAYWENSERTPDRNISSS, from the coding sequence ATGCCGATCTACGAATACGCATGTATGAATTGCAGTCTCAGTGAAAGCAGAATAGCCGGTCTGGACGACCACACCGTCAAATGTACTTCCTGTGGCCACGATATGGAACGGCTCACAGACGGTGAGGATCTTTTCAGAGCGTACTGGGAAAACAGCGAACGCACCCCGGACAGGAATATCAGTTCCAGTTGA
- a CDS encoding GNAT family N-acetyltransferase: MQLRYPKELVLKDGTDAILKPLEAGDGDALLRFYSQIPLEDRWFMKEDGADPVVIRKWVMDLDIERVFSILAWVNSRVVAHATLVRHVFGGLKHVGHLRIMVAPEVRRKRLGTWMLLDLIRRAMDAGIERLRSDFVVGLEDSAIDAAYKLDFTKECVLRNFVQDQDGRYHDYQIMVKHLHTEWSDF, translated from the coding sequence ATGCAACTTCGATATCCAAAAGAGCTTGTGCTGAAGGATGGTACGGACGCGATCCTGAAACCCCTCGAGGCAGGGGACGGGGATGCATTGCTCCGCTTCTACTCACAGATTCCACTCGAGGACCGGTGGTTCATGAAAGAAGACGGTGCGGATCCCGTTGTGATTCGGAAATGGGTCATGGACCTGGATATCGAACGGGTATTCTCCATTCTGGCCTGGGTGAACAGCCGGGTCGTAGCCCACGCGACTTTGGTGCGCCACGTCTTCGGAGGTCTGAAGCACGTTGGCCATTTACGAATTATGGTGGCTCCCGAAGTGCGGAGAAAACGGCTCGGCACCTGGATGTTGTTGGATTTGATCCGAAGGGCCATGGATGCAGGCATCGAACGGCTTCGATCCGATTTTGTCGTGGGCTTGGAGGACTCTGCCATTGACGCGGCCTACAAACTGGATTTCACGAAGGAGTGCGTCTTGAGAAATTTTGTTCAGGATCAGGACGGCCGTTATCACGACTACCAGATCATGGTGAAGCATCTCCACACCGAATGGAGTGACTTTTAG
- a CDS encoding alcohol dehydrogenase catalytic domain-containing protein: protein MRAAVLEKPGRIQMKELPDPECPPGGLLVRVTHAGFCASDLKMWRVGHKDLRPPRVLGHELSGFVVESGTDLWPKEPAERVALWPGIPCCSCPACLRRQPHLCSNIQVMGFHRDGGFGELVAVPENTLSVGGVRRLPERLTSAVATLGEPLACCLNAQSKIGVGPGDRVLVFGAGVLGRLHERLARAKGATRVVLVDTDPKRADDPKSAIVADPNSEGWMDEVRNRLGGGADAVIPACSDPVALEWGFSLLDRGGRIAFFSGLGSRGSFHLPEHDRIHYQEWLVAGVYGCSPMHFHEALTLLAEGSIDVSDLLTHSVSLKEMELGFQLMEEKRSLKVILTHGGSHDTDLGD from the coding sequence ATGCGTGCCGCAGTGCTTGAAAAACCGGGGCGAATTCAGATGAAGGAACTTCCCGATCCGGAGTGCCCGCCTGGAGGTCTATTGGTTCGGGTCACGCACGCCGGCTTCTGCGCCTCTGATTTGAAAATGTGGCGGGTGGGACATAAGGATCTTCGTCCGCCAAGAGTGTTGGGGCACGAATTGTCAGGATTTGTGGTCGAATCCGGGACGGACCTTTGGCCCAAGGAGCCGGCTGAGCGAGTGGCCCTTTGGCCCGGCATCCCTTGCTGCAGCTGTCCGGCCTGCTTGCGTCGGCAGCCGCATTTATGCTCGAACATTCAGGTCATGGGCTTTCACAGAGACGGCGGATTTGGAGAGTTGGTGGCCGTGCCGGAAAACACGCTTTCCGTTGGCGGCGTGCGGCGGCTGCCCGAAAGGCTAACAAGCGCGGTCGCCACGTTGGGCGAGCCGCTGGCTTGTTGCCTGAACGCCCAGTCCAAAATTGGCGTGGGACCGGGAGACCGGGTGCTCGTTTTTGGCGCAGGCGTTTTGGGAAGATTACATGAAAGGCTGGCCAGGGCAAAAGGGGCCACCAGGGTCGTCCTTGTCGATACGGATCCGAAGCGGGCCGATGACCCGAAGAGCGCCATCGTCGCCGACCCGAATTCCGAGGGTTGGATGGACGAGGTACGAAACAGATTAGGCGGCGGAGCCGATGCGGTGATTCCGGCATGCTCGGATCCTGTGGCGTTAGAATGGGGTTTTTCTCTACTCGATCGGGGAGGACGCATTGCGTTCTTTTCCGGCTTAGGATCCAGGGGCTCTTTCCACCTTCCCGAGCATGATCGGATCCACTACCAAGAGTGGCTTGTGGCCGGAGTCTACGGCTGCTCGCCGATGCACTTCCACGAAGCACTGACCCTGCTCGCCGAAGGAAGCATAGACGTAAGCGATCTGCTTACCCACAGCGTATCGCTGAAAGAGATGGAACTCGGTTTCCAACTCATGGAAGAGAAAAGATCCTTGAAGGTGATCCTGACACACGGGGGATCGCATGACACGGATCTAGGTGACTGA
- a CDS encoding membrane dipeptidase, which produces MNELNRSIPCVDGHVDLVYDLMRRYPRTPFPDCGDGHVTLDKLQAARVVAFVTALYCPDIHNGPGIAKAYLEDLFHYARTYLNGVQRIRTRKDLENSYSGDGPPGTFFLLENADALVDFSIETLAGNGVKAVGLTHAGSNRLGDGNAVAAPRGLKPAGKRLLEELGRKGFALDVAHLSEPCFLEAVDLFEGPLLSSHTGFRFFCDSPRNLTAQQTKILLERDGMIGMSINPEMLSRDARAGIEDVIRQVDWFVQRHGASHLGIGTDFGGFDVINLGLEDISKIPVVAERLFGLGYSPDAVRDIMGVNWVRFYSRLFD; this is translated from the coding sequence TTGAACGAATTGAACCGATCCATACCGTGCGTAGACGGCCACGTTGACCTCGTGTATGATCTTATGCGACGATACCCGAGGACTCCGTTCCCGGATTGCGGGGACGGACACGTCACCCTGGACAAGTTGCAGGCGGCTCGGGTGGTCGCGTTTGTGACCGCCCTTTACTGTCCGGACATCCACAACGGGCCCGGGATCGCGAAGGCGTATCTCGAGGATCTGTTCCATTATGCGCGTACCTATCTCAATGGAGTGCAACGGATCCGCACCCGGAAGGATTTAGAGAACTCCTACTCGGGCGACGGTCCACCGGGGACGTTCTTTCTTTTGGAAAACGCCGACGCTCTGGTGGATTTCAGCATCGAGACATTGGCGGGGAACGGCGTCAAGGCGGTGGGTCTGACACATGCGGGATCAAACCGGCTCGGAGACGGCAACGCGGTTGCCGCACCCCGGGGTCTGAAGCCCGCGGGTAAGAGATTGCTGGAGGAACTGGGACGCAAAGGGTTTGCCCTGGATGTGGCTCATTTGTCCGAGCCGTGCTTCCTCGAGGCCGTGGACCTTTTCGAAGGACCGCTGTTATCCTCCCACACGGGGTTCCGTTTTTTCTGTGACTCGCCCCGGAACCTGACGGCGCAACAGACAAAGATCCTCCTCGAACGCGATGGAATGATCGGCATGAGCATAAATCCGGAAATGCTATCCAGGGACGCCCGGGCCGGAATCGAGGACGTTATCCGCCAAGTGGACTGGTTCGTCCAGCGCCACGGCGCGAGTCATCTGGGAATCGGAACGGATTTCGGAGGCTTTGACGTAATCAACCTGGGTCTCGAGGACATATCGAAGATTCCGGTTGTTGCAGAGCGGCTCTTCGGATTAGGCTACTCTCCGGACGCGGTGCGGGACATCATGGGCGTCAACTGGGTTCGTTTCTACTCCCGCCTTTTCGATTGA
- the surE gene encoding 5'/3'-nucleotidase SurE gives MHILLTNDDGIHAPGLLALVEGLRGEHELSVIAPEQEQSAVGHAITLLQPIRVKSISLCSGIRGLAVTGTPADCVKIGVAEVLSAPPDLIISGINLGANVGIDALYSGTVSAATEGAILGVPSMAVSLDTFSDPDFEPAVAFIKGFVHQISERPFPPSTALNINVPAIPLSRIGGVTATRHGSSRCSERFDRRVDPRGNVYYWQAGGSPVLDENGGSDREALDQGKISITPIQYDLTNYPVLEELKRWKIHVGTM, from the coding sequence ATGCACATTCTTCTTACCAACGATGACGGGATCCATGCGCCCGGCCTATTGGCTCTGGTGGAGGGTCTGAGGGGAGAGCACGAGCTCTCGGTCATTGCTCCGGAGCAGGAACAGAGCGCCGTTGGCCACGCCATCACACTGCTTCAGCCCATCCGGGTCAAATCAATATCGCTCTGCAGCGGGATCCGAGGGCTGGCGGTAACGGGAACACCGGCGGACTGCGTCAAAATAGGCGTGGCGGAAGTGCTGTCCGCACCACCCGACCTGATCATCAGCGGAATAAACCTAGGCGCGAACGTGGGCATCGACGCTTTATACTCAGGCACGGTTTCCGCAGCCACCGAAGGCGCCATCCTGGGCGTTCCTTCCATGGCCGTTTCATTGGATACGTTTTCAGATCCCGACTTTGAGCCGGCGGTTGCCTTTATCAAAGGGTTTGTTCACCAGATATCCGAAAGACCATTCCCTCCCTCGACGGCTCTCAACATCAACGTCCCGGCTATCCCGCTTTCCCGGATTGGAGGCGTCACCGCAACCCGGCACGGGAGTTCCAGGTGCAGCGAGCGGTTCGACCGGAGAGTGGATCCTCGCGGTAATGTGTACTACTGGCAAGCAGGCGGCTCGCCTGTCCTTGACGAGAACGGTGGATCGGACCGTGAGGCGTTGGACCAGGGGAAAATCTCGATCACGCCCATACAATATGATCTCACGAACTATCCGGTTCTGGAGGAATTGAAGCGGTGGAAAATTCACGTGGGAACAATGTGA
- a CDS encoding glutaminyl-peptide cyclotransferase, with protein sequence MDNPSTPSVTRSDEKGTIPLYGYRIVNRYPHDPEAFTQGLMIADGYLYESTGLWGASTVRKVRLQTGEVVASVRLDPTLFGEGLTEWSNVLIQLTWRAGRALMYDRNDLNVLGEFKYEGEGWGITKWGSFLIMSNGSSELRFLDPSTFTVVRRVRVRDGNAPVDLLNELETVESELFANVWGSDWIAIISPEGGLVVGWVDLSGLRREIRGERRADVLNGIAYDPDGGRIYVTGKLWPELFEIELVPRAAHSGPSPTSVKSVNSKKQ encoded by the coding sequence ATCGACAATCCCTCTACTCCATCCGTCACCCGTTCCGATGAGAAGGGTACGATACCTCTGTACGGATATCGAATCGTGAACAGGTATCCTCATGATCCCGAAGCGTTCACCCAAGGGCTTATGATTGCGGACGGTTACCTCTATGAGAGTACGGGTCTGTGGGGCGCCTCGACCGTGCGCAAAGTGCGGCTGCAAACGGGCGAGGTGGTTGCTTCGGTCCGGCTCGACCCTACGTTGTTCGGGGAAGGGCTCACGGAGTGGAGCAACGTTCTGATCCAACTCACCTGGAGGGCAGGGAGGGCCCTGATGTATGACAGAAATGATCTGAACGTGCTGGGTGAGTTCAAATATGAAGGTGAAGGATGGGGCATCACTAAGTGGGGATCGTTCCTTATCATGAGCAATGGGTCTTCAGAGCTTCGATTTCTCGATCCATCCACGTTCACCGTCGTGCGTCGAGTGCGGGTGCGGGACGGTAATGCGCCGGTCGATCTCCTGAACGAATTGGAAACCGTTGAGAGCGAGTTGTTCGCCAACGTTTGGGGAAGCGATTGGATTGCAATAATCTCACCCGAAGGTGGGCTTGTTGTCGGCTGGGTGGACCTGTCCGGTCTCAGACGGGAGATTCGCGGCGAACGCCGCGCGGACGTTCTCAACGGTATTGCCTATGACCCTGACGGAGGCAGAATCTACGTCACGGGAAAGCTCTGGCCGGAGCTATTCGAGATCGAACTGGTCCCCCGCGCCGCCCATTCCGGCCCATCTCCAACATCCGTCAAGAGCGTCAACAGTAAAAAACAATGA
- the trpD gene encoding anthranilate phosphoribosyltransferase has product MNEQSLREFGKIIGDLVQGKHLSRSLSRECYRQILLNLQPELQQGAFLAAHMAKGATVEEIAGAWEAVNLYDTQVIQPNIPEPACDIVGTGSDALKTVNVSSPVAPVVSACGIYVAKKGAQRVTGVSGASDIYQELGVDLGSPLELARSSLEKNRVCYLPGEAFLKSGWARLIQSMRFTSPFNVIGPLTMPCKATDTLLLGVYSKALASEMIAICKEIGMERALAYYGQSDEHPEELGIDEISVCGKTHCVELKGGTVNEYTLRPEDFGVKPSRYETIATRESARDNAVAALGVLSGKADTPLADFYAVNAAVALWLMDRSPDLKSATDRAREAMADGSALEALRGLVSTQNRFPEKGLERLEMMVREAN; this is encoded by the coding sequence ATGAACGAGCAATCATTGAGAGAATTCGGCAAAATCATTGGGGACCTAGTTCAAGGAAAACACCTGTCGCGATCGTTGAGCCGTGAATGCTACCGGCAGATCTTGCTCAATCTGCAGCCTGAACTTCAGCAGGGAGCTTTCCTGGCGGCCCACATGGCCAAGGGCGCGACGGTGGAAGAAATCGCCGGCGCGTGGGAAGCGGTGAATCTGTACGACACGCAAGTCATTCAACCGAATATTCCGGAACCGGCCTGTGACATTGTGGGCACCGGTTCGGATGCGCTCAAAACGGTTAACGTATCCAGCCCGGTGGCCCCGGTTGTCTCGGCCTGCGGCATATACGTCGCCAAAAAAGGCGCTCAGCGAGTCACCGGTGTCTCGGGTGCTTCGGACATTTACCAGGAGTTGGGAGTAGACCTCGGTAGTCCCCTCGAGTTGGCCCGGTCCTCCCTCGAGAAGAACCGCGTATGCTATCTGCCGGGCGAGGCTTTCCTCAAATCCGGCTGGGCTCGGCTGATCCAGAGCATGCGGTTCACTTCCCCCTTCAATGTGATCGGTCCTCTGACCATGCCGTGCAAGGCCACGGACACGCTATTATTGGGCGTATATTCCAAAGCGCTGGCCTCCGAGATGATCGCTATATGCAAAGAAATCGGAATGGAACGGGCCCTGGCCTATTACGGCCAAAGTGATGAACATCCCGAAGAGCTCGGTATCGATGAAATTTCCGTGTGCGGAAAAACGCACTGTGTCGAACTCAAGGGGGGAACTGTGAACGAATACACGCTGCGCCCGGAAGATTTCGGTGTGAAACCAAGCCGGTACGAGACTATAGCGACTCGGGAAAGCGCACGGGATAATGCGGTGGCGGCGCTTGGCGTGCTGAGCGGAAAAGCGGACACTCCTTTGGCGGATTTTTACGCCGTCAACGCGGCTGTTGCGCTCTGGCTTATGGATCGGTCCCCGGATTTGAAATCAGCCACCGACCGCGCCCGCGAGGCCATGGCGGACGGCAGCGCCCTGGAAGCCCTGAGAGGACTTGTTTCGACTCAGAACCGCTTCCCCGAAAAAGGGCTGGAGCGCTTGGAAATGATGGTACGGGAGGCGAATTAG
- a CDS encoding methyltransferase domain-containing protein: MKRKVIDFIVCPACLPNEIRLDCGAVDETDGDIETGALTCPACGASYPIIQGVAHLVSSKSPTVRSNSSKYENPEVLSSYLWSHFSDLLGDADAHTAYGDWSSLVAPDSGTALDTGCATGRFTFELSRKCEFAVGVDYSTTFVRSARALMKNRAGEFDLIEEGLIRRQRGFLLPETWDSNKVEFLVADAQALPFKSNRFSIVTSLNLVDKLSRPLAHLKEINRVAGITQSQFLFSDPFSWSQDIAETKEWLGGLTEGPFAGFGIDNISNLVEGGRKMLLPAWNVEGRGTVWWKIRNHRNHFELIRSCFLKATR, encoded by the coding sequence ATGAAGCGTAAGGTCATTGATTTCATCGTTTGCCCGGCCTGCCTCCCAAACGAGATTCGTCTCGATTGCGGTGCGGTGGATGAAACCGATGGAGACATAGAAACGGGCGCATTGACGTGCCCGGCCTGTGGCGCGTCATATCCCATCATCCAAGGGGTAGCCCATCTGGTGTCCTCGAAGTCGCCCACGGTAAGATCGAATTCCTCGAAATACGAGAATCCGGAGGTGCTCTCCTCTTACCTGTGGAGTCACTTTTCGGACCTCCTGGGTGACGCCGATGCGCACACCGCTTACGGGGATTGGTCATCTCTCGTTGCGCCCGATTCGGGGACAGCCCTTGATACGGGTTGCGCAACCGGCCGATTCACCTTCGAACTCAGCCGAAAATGCGAGTTCGCGGTGGGAGTGGACTACTCGACGACCTTTGTCCGCTCGGCAAGAGCCCTGATGAAGAACAGGGCGGGCGAGTTCGATCTGATCGAAGAGGGGCTCATCCGACGTCAACGCGGATTCCTTCTCCCGGAAACATGGGATTCCAACAAAGTCGAGTTCTTGGTAGCCGACGCTCAAGCCCTTCCCTTCAAATCAAATCGCTTTTCCATCGTTACCTCCCTGAATCTGGTGGACAAACTCTCGAGGCCCCTGGCCCATCTGAAAGAAATCAATCGCGTTGCAGGAATTACGCAATCTCAGTTTCTGTTTTCAGACCCCTTTTCCTGGTCGCAGGATATCGCTGAAACGAAAGAGTGGCTCGGAGGACTCACCGAGGGCCCCTTCGCCGGATTCGGCATAGACAACATCTCCAACCTGGTGGAAGGTGGGCGGAAGATGCTGTTGCCTGCTTGGAATGTCGAAGGACGAGGGACCGTTTGGTGGAAAATCCGTAATCACCGAAACCACTTTGAACTGATTCGAAGTTGCTTTCTCAAGGCAACCCGCTGA
- a CDS encoding fumarate hydratase translates to MREIFCDEIISTVKRLFMEANTRLGDDMMAVFQRSTETEESPVGKEILGQLIENANLSRETGVPICQDTGLAVVFLEMGQDVRIVGGNLIEAVNEGVRQGYKEGYLRKSVCHPFTRANTGDNTPAVVYVDPVPGDRLKIIAVPKGGGSENMSRLFMLPPSSGKAGVLDKILETVRDAGPNPCPPTIIGVGIGGTFEQSALQAKKALLRPVGSTNPDPELDTLEREWLVEINKLGIGPQGLGGRTTSLALHIRMLPCHIASLPVAINVQCHAARHKESIL, encoded by the coding sequence ATGCGAGAGATTTTTTGTGACGAGATCATTTCCACTGTAAAGCGCCTGTTCATGGAAGCCAACACCCGACTCGGCGACGACATGATGGCCGTGTTCCAGCGTTCCACGGAAACGGAAGAGTCCCCTGTTGGGAAGGAGATCCTCGGACAGCTTATCGAAAATGCCAATCTTTCCAGGGAAACCGGTGTTCCCATCTGCCAGGATACCGGACTGGCTGTTGTTTTTCTCGAGATGGGACAGGACGTTCGGATCGTCGGGGGCAACCTGATCGAAGCGGTGAACGAAGGAGTCCGGCAAGGGTACAAGGAAGGGTATCTCAGGAAATCCGTGTGCCATCCTTTTACGCGAGCCAACACCGGAGACAATACGCCCGCGGTGGTGTACGTGGATCCGGTTCCGGGGGACCGGCTCAAGATCATCGCGGTACCTAAAGGCGGCGGAAGCGAGAATATGAGTCGGTTATTCATGCTGCCTCCTTCTTCGGGAAAAGCGGGGGTATTGGACAAGATACTCGAAACCGTGAGAGATGCGGGACCCAATCCATGTCCACCGACGATTATCGGCGTGGGAATAGGGGGAACGTTCGAGCAGTCGGCGCTCCAGGCGAAAAAAGCGCTTCTGCGGCCTGTTGGTTCCACCAACCCGGACCCGGAATTGGACACGCTCGAAAGGGAATGGCTTGTTGAAATCAACAAGCTGGGCATCGGTCCGCAGGGACTGGGAGGACGAACGACGAGTCTGGCGTTACATATCCGAATGCTGCCCTGTCATATCGCGAGCCTACCTGTGGCGATCAATGTGCAATGCCACGCCGCCAGGCACAAGGAGTCCATCCTGTAG
- a CDS encoding Fe-S-containing hydro-lyase, giving the protein MTQMIRMTPPLAKEDVIRLNIGDKVLLSGVIYTARDAAHKRLYDLIQKGEELPIMLEGQVIYYVGPSPALPGRAIGAAGPTTSYRMDPYAPTLIANGLRAMIGKGKRSKEVIEAMKKHSAVYLAAVGGAGALMSQSILEAKIVAYPELGPEAVWRFVVKDFPAIVVNDVKGNDLYMEGVKQYQRT; this is encoded by the coding sequence ATGACGCAGATGATTCGAATGACTCCCCCTTTGGCCAAGGAAGACGTGATTCGCCTGAACATCGGCGACAAAGTACTGCTGAGCGGGGTTATCTATACGGCGCGGGACGCCGCGCACAAACGCCTGTATGACTTGATCCAAAAAGGAGAGGAGTTGCCGATCATGCTGGAAGGCCAGGTGATCTACTATGTGGGTCCTTCTCCGGCGCTTCCCGGAAGGGCCATTGGCGCAGCGGGTCCGACCACCAGCTATCGAATGGACCCTTACGCTCCCACGCTCATAGCCAACGGGCTCAGGGCCATGATCGGCAAGGGAAAGCGTTCTAAGGAAGTGATCGAGGCCATGAAGAAACACAGCGCCGTTTACCTTGCAGCGGTTGGGGGGGCGGGAGCCCTCATGTCTCAGAGTATTCTCGAGGCGAAAATCGTGGCCTACCCGGAGCTGGGACCCGAAGCCGTGTGGAGATTTGTGGTCAAGGATTTCCCGGCCATTGTGGTTAACGATGTGAAGGGAAACGATCTCTATATGGAAGGTGTGAAACAATATCAAAGGACATAA
- a CDS encoding PilZ domain-containing protein, translating to MDDTIPYPEYRSKCPTCGSEVVIRERHAKSGTIAVKCEECGARFSFSIDRRFCERKRSFPGVRFAAVSSRQGTRPFQGELLNISSGGIRVRTKDAPPKLGEGLNVEFRLAPNDELLQFVGKVVWIETLHTSLHEFGVRFIELDETAQIAIRGYLED from the coding sequence ATGGACGATACGATTCCTTACCCAGAATACCGTTCGAAATGCCCTACGTGCGGGTCCGAGGTCGTCATCCGCGAACGTCACGCGAAAAGCGGCACCATTGCAGTCAAATGCGAGGAATGCGGGGCAAGGTTTTCGTTTTCTATAGACCGAAGGTTTTGCGAACGGAAGAGATCTTTCCCCGGTGTCCGATTCGCAGCGGTTTCTTCTCGTCAGGGAACTCGCCCCTTTCAGGGCGAACTGCTGAACATCTCCTCCGGCGGTATCCGTGTGAGAACCAAAGATGCTCCTCCGAAATTGGGGGAAGGCCTCAATGTCGAGTTCAGACTCGCACCCAACGATGAGCTACTCCAGTTTGTCGGCAAAGTCGTCTGGATCGAGACGCTGCATACGTCGCTGCACGAATTCGGCGTCCGTTTTATCGAGCTGGATGAAACAGCCCAAATCGCTATCCGGGGTTACCTCGAAGACTGA
- a CDS encoding N-acetyltransferase — MPEFPSKSAVWNVPQGQLIVRSFCGSEEIAALRFPDSFKKFASYQPIISSLKRLVGAAAKPGANVVIVHEPGNDIVGVGVMEPPPSGERWHRVGDDVMLEVSVIEVSREWRSGGVARKLLSLLMDHPNIEDRIVYMVGYSWTWDLDGVGKTAMEYRNILMNLFARFQFKPYPTNEPNVCLRPENLFMARIGARVSPEVQRKFKWVRFNLDLHT; from the coding sequence ATGCCGGAGTTCCCCTCGAAGAGCGCCGTTTGGAACGTTCCGCAGGGACAGCTGATCGTTCGGTCCTTTTGCGGATCCGAAGAAATAGCGGCCCTGCGCTTTCCCGATAGTTTCAAGAAATTCGCAAGCTACCAACCCATCATCTCGAGCCTGAAAAGGCTCGTCGGAGCCGCCGCCAAACCCGGCGCCAACGTGGTCATCGTGCACGAGCCCGGAAACGATATCGTTGGCGTGGGCGTCATGGAGCCCCCTCCGTCCGGGGAACGCTGGCATCGCGTCGGAGACGATGTGATGCTGGAAGTGTCGGTCATCGAGGTGAGTCGGGAATGGCGATCCGGCGGCGTTGCAAGGAAACTTCTTTCTCTCCTGATGGATCATCCCAACATCGAAGATCGCATTGTTTACATGGTGGGTTATTCCTGGACCTGGGATCTGGATGGCGTTGGCAAAACCGCCATGGAATACCGCAACATACTCATGAACCTGTTCGCCCGGTTTCAGTTCAAACCTTATCCCACCAACGAACCCAATGTATGCCTCCGACCTGAAAACCTCTTCATGGCCCGTATTGGAGCGCGCGTTTCCCCGGAAGTTCAACGGAAGTTCAAATGGGTCCGCTTTAACCTGGATTTGCATACCTGA